Proteins encoded within one genomic window of Polyodon spathula isolate WHYD16114869_AA chromosome 32, ASM1765450v1, whole genome shotgun sequence:
- the LOC121303264 gene encoding probable ribonuclease ZC3H12C encodes MDLDSIQYKPHPAEDFPSWSGKPLSQKLNSAEAYRSLWNTDFKELSLSDDEPSLNSLAVPARSQKGAHTNDRVNQDHCQSPREGQGCVDTALLDPNELQMQVDFFRKLGYSSDEIRAVLQKRGLNADTNTVLGELVRFGATASEREMVPTTPPGPTVVSREENYPAVPGTPPPSQEDERDEGSLLRPVVIDGSNVAMRYSISRSIFLKKKKKKKKV; translated from the coding sequence ATGGATCTCGACAGCATTCAATACAAGCCACACCCTGCAGAGGATTTCCCCAGTTGGTCTGGTAAGCCTCTCTCCCAAAAATTGAACTCTGCTGAGGCTTACCGTTCCTTATGGAACACAGACTTCAAAGAACTCTCTTTAAGCGATGATGAGCCAAGCCTGAACAGCCTTGCCGTCCCAGCCAGATCTCAGAAAGGAGCACACACGAATGATAGGGTGAACCAAGACCACTGCCAGTCTCCCAGAGAGGGGCAGGGGTGTGTGGATACAGCGCTGCTAGATCCTAACGAGCTTCAGATGCAGGTGGATTTTTTCCGTAAACTTGGCTACTCCTCAGATGAGATCAGAGCTGTACTCCAGAAACGGGGCTTGAATGCTGACACGAACACTGTGTTGGGGGAGCTGGTCCGGTTTGGGGCAACAGCTTCCGAAAGGGAGATGGTCCCAACAACCCCCCCAGGACCTACAGTGGTGTCCCGAGAGGAGAATTATCCAGCCGTGCCAGGTACACCGCCCCCCTCACAAGAGGATGAAAGGGACGAGGGAAGTCTGTTAAGACCAGTGGTTATTGATGGGAGCAACGTGGCTATGAGGTACAGTATTTCCAGAtctattttcttaaaaaaaaaaaaaaaaaaaaaaaaagtgtaa